One window of Phocoena phocoena chromosome 13, mPhoPho1.1, whole genome shotgun sequence genomic DNA carries:
- the LOC136132524 gene encoding uncharacterized protein, translating into MKSLCSRSESALIIVLNILLTIALTIALNITLTIALTIGLTIPLTIPLTLALSITLTIALTITLTITIIITLTTTLSTALCITYTISLMISVTNKLIFTLRITLTITLNFTVTMALNIALTITLTTELTIALNISHTMALTIALTIDLTIALTITLTIKISIVLTIAFTIGLTITCISARTITRTIAVTMTFTNALSIALTNAFNIGLTVPFTITLPIALPVARIVTCNMTNTITHTVKHITVIIALNIALTITLIISLNIAFNIALNITLTIAPVTIALTIAFTVALPKALPITHTITRTMAHTITLTIALNIALIITLIISLTIALFITLTIALNVVDAITLTISLHFTFTLTIALNFSLSNTFSIVCTISDTTTLTLTLTIALTFAHTVALTVTLTISHTITCTVAHTVAFTNTRTIPLSITDAIALTITLSIALTLALTVTFIIALKIALTMALTIELTIKITIGLKIAHTITIALTITLIILLTISLTIAITIALSIALTIMLTIALTITWTITCSITSP; encoded by the exons ATGAAGTCGCTCTGCTCGAGGAGTGAGTCAGCACTCATCATCGTTCTGAACATCTTATtaaccatcgcactcaccatcgctctcaacaTCACACTCACAATCGCACTCACTATCGGACTCACCATCCCACTCACCATCCCTCTCACCCTCGCTCTCAGCATCACACTCACTATTGCTCTCACAATCACACTGACCATCACTATCATCATCACTCTCACCACCACTCTCAGCACCGCTCTCTGCATAACTTACACCATCTCACTCATGATATCTGTCACCAACAAACTCATTTTCACACTCAGGATtactctcaccatcacactcaacTTCACTGTCACCATGGCTCTcaacatcgcactcaccatcacactcacaactgaactcaccatcgctctcaacaTCTCACACACCATGGcgctcaccatcgctctcaccatcgatctcaccatcgctctcactaTCACTCTTACCATCAAGATCAGCATCGTTCTGACCATCGCATTCACCATTGGTCTCACCATCACATGCATCAGTGCACGCACCATCACACGCACCATTGCAGTCACCATGACTTTCACCAACGCACTCTCCATCGCTCTCACCAATGCAT TCAACATCGGACTCACCGTTCCTTTCACCATCACACTCCCCATTGCACTCCCCGTTGCCCGCATTGTCACCTGCAACATGACAAACACTATCACACACACCGTCAAACACATCACTGTCATCATAGCACTCaacattgcactcaccatcactctcatcaTCTCACTCAACATCGCTTTCAACATCGCTCTcaacatcacactcaccatcgctc CagtcaccatcgcactcaccattgcTTTCACCGTTGCACTCCCCAAGGCACTCCCCATCACACACACCATCACCCGCACCATGGCACACACTATCACTCTCACCATAGCACTCAACATTGCACTCATCATAACTCTCATCATctcactcaccatcgctctcttcatcacactcaccatcgcgCTGAACGTCGTTGATGCTATCACTCTCACCATCTCCCTGCATT TCACATTCACTCTCACCATTGCTCTCAACTTCTCACTCAGCAACACATTCTCTATCGTGTGCACCATCTCAGACACCACCACTCTCACCCTCacactcaccatcgcactcaccttTGCCCACACAGTTGCACTCACTGTCACACTCACCATCTCACACACCATCACATGCACCGTGGCACACACTGTTGCATTCACCAATACACGCACTATCCCTCTCAGCATCACAGACGCCATTGCTCTTACCATCACTCTCAGCATCGCTCTCACCCTCGCACTCACTGTCACATTCATCATTGCACTCAAAATCGCTCTTACCATGGCTCTCACCATCGAACTTACCATCAAAATCACCATCGGACTCAAAATTGCTCACACCATCACtatcgcactcaccatcacactcatcaTCCTTCTCACCATCAGTCTCACCATTGCAATCACCATAGCTCTCTCCATTGCACTCACCATAAtgctcaccatcgcactcaccatcacatGGACCATTACATGTAGCATCACTTCACCATGA